A section of the Castanea sativa cultivar Marrone di Chiusa Pesio chromosome 12, ASM4071231v1 genome encodes:
- the LOC142620967 gene encoding protein HOTHEAD-like, with translation MGSRQYSFIGAILAGILMFHFHGFVHSEKAPNYTFVQDATSAPKIVYYDYIIIGGGTSGCSLAATLSQNARVLVLERGGSPYGNPNITNIENFSDTLSDTSPTSPTQQFTSEDGVYNARARVLGGGTALNGGFYSHASTRYVKEAGWDETLVNKSYEWVEKLVVFKPPKVDYQVAVRDGLLEAGVLPYNGFTYDHLYETKIGGTIFDKNGHRHTAADLLEYADPRRITVYLHATVHKILFRYNNGTARPQAYGVVFKDASGVFHKAYLMKNSKTLNEIILSAGAIGSPQLLMLSGIGPSDHLQAHGIKVVLDQPLVGQGMADNPMNILAIPSPIPVEVSLIQTVGITRFGNYIEAFSGQSLSFLFSSSAQKLSRGPRLFVNKTDQPFTVPTKAMAEAAEITNAIANKSFKGAVILEKVTGPLSTGYLELRNTNPNDNLAVTFNYFKEPEDLIRCVLGMRTIIEVVNAYPFSKFRYSNMTVQALIDMMVSLQLNKRPRHPSAAFSLEQFCIDTVMTIWHFHGGCQVDKVVDRDYKVLGVDALRVIDGSTFLRSPGTNPQATVMMLGRYMGEKVSHERCSHGRK, from the exons ATGGGTTCGCGACAATATAGCTTTATAGGGGCTATTCTTGCTGGAATTCTAATGTTTCACTTTCATGGCTTTGTTCACTCAGAAAAAG CTCCAAACTATACATTTGTCCAAGATGCAACTTCAGCCCCAAAAATTGTATATTATGACTACATAATCATTGGCGGAGGGACCTCTGGGTGTTCACTAGCAGCAACACTTTCACAAAATGCGAGGGTCTTAGTCCTCGAAAGAGGAGGATCTCCTTACGGCAATCCAAACATAACCAACATAGAAAATTTCTCAGACACTCTTTCGGATACGTCTCCTACGTCTCCTACTCAACAATTCACTTCCGAAGATGGAGTGTACAATGCTCGAGCACGCGTTTTAGGCGGTGGAACCGCCTTGAATGGCGGATTCTACTCGCATGCTAGCACTCGCTATGTAAAGGAAGCTGGTTGGGACGAGACATTGGTGAACAAATCATATGAATGGGTGGAAAAGTTGGTGGTGTTTAAGCCTCCAAAGGTGGATTATCAAGTTGCTGTGAGAGACGGTTTGCTTGAGGCTGGGGTGTTGCCCTATAATGGGTTTACATATGATCATTTGTATGAGACAAAAATTGGAGGGACAATTTTTGATAAGAATGGTCACAGACACACGGCGGCAGATTTGCTTGAGTATGCAGATCCAAGAAGGATTACTGTCTATTTGCATGCAACTGTGCACAAGATCTTGTTTAGGTATAATAATG GAACAGCAAGACCTCAAGCTTATGGTGTGGTTTTCAAAGATGCATCGGGCGTGTTTCACAAAGCATACTTAATGAAGAACTCGAAGACGTTGAATGAGATAATATTATCAGCCGGTGCAATTGGAAGCCCACAGCTATTGATGTTGAGTGGTATTGGGCCCAGTGACCATCTTCAGGCCCATGGGATTAAGGTAGTATTGGACCAACCCTTGGTGGGTCAAGGAATGGCTGATAATCCAATGAATATTCTCGCGATTCCCTCTCCAATTCCAGTTGAAGTGTCTCTAATTCAAACTGTGGGCATCACTAGGTTTGGTAACTATATTGAAGCATTCAGTGGACAGAGTCTGagtttccttttttcttcttcggcTCAAAAACTTTCAAGAGGCCCAAGGCTGTTCGTAAATAAG ACTGACCAGCCTTTCACAGTGCCCACAAAAGCAATGGCTGAAGCTGCTGAAATCACAAATGCCATTGCCAATAAGAGTTTTAAAGGTGCTGTGATACTTGAAAAAGTCACAGGTCCCCTCTCCACAGGCTATCTCGAGCTTCGGAACACAAATCCGAATGACAATCTAGCGGTTACCTTTAACTATTTCAAAGAACCAGAGGACCTAATAAGGTGTGTTCTAGGCATGAGGACCATTATAGAAGTTGTAAATGCATATCCATTTTCAAAGTTCCGGTATAGCAATATGACAGTGCAGGCGCTGATAGATATGATGGTGAGTTTACAATTGAACAAGAGGCCACGACATCCTAGTGCTGCATTTTCCTTGGAACAGTTTTGTATAGACACTGTCATGACCATTTGGCATTTCCACGGAGGTTGCCAAGTTGATAAGGTTGTTGATCGTGATTATAAGGTTCTTGGTGTGGATGCGTTAAGGGTCATTGATGGATCAACATTTTTACGCTCACCTGGGACTAATCCTCAAGCCACTGTTATGATGCTTGGAAG GTATATGGGAGAGAAGGTTTCACATGAAAGATGTTCACATGGGAGGAAGTAG